The following coding sequences lie in one Anaerolineales bacterium genomic window:
- a CDS encoding response regulator produces MDLSEDMFRMLLSEGIAAAKDGNKSLAYQLLQKATKVNPDGELGWLWLAGVSESPQEAVEYLKRVLAINPANQHAISGLKWAQGKLAEAQDTEGSERSAGWCCPLCQTQFTEQLTVCRSCGAVLTFNDLDALMRNKGAKQAIILDAIERLRNGEEDEASFDTHYHLALAYLNLGQIDGGTVRLRQALRLRPDDSFLISRLEELTRIASAKHEVEEVGSTVLVVDDSPTICRLVKITLEREGYRVITAADGQEGLAKIIAELPDLVLLDITMPRMNGYQLCKSIKTTQETANIPVIMLSGKDDVADREMGRKVGSCGYITKPFEPDELVEFVREYAIGNHA; encoded by the coding sequence GTGGATTTGTCTGAAGATATGTTCCGCATGCTGCTTAGTGAAGGGATTGCCGCCGCAAAAGATGGCAATAAATCGCTTGCGTATCAACTCCTTCAAAAGGCCACGAAGGTCAACCCTGATGGCGAGCTTGGTTGGTTGTGGCTGGCCGGCGTTTCAGAAAGCCCACAAGAAGCGGTGGAATACCTGAAGCGCGTGCTGGCGATCAATCCTGCCAACCAGCATGCTATTTCCGGATTGAAGTGGGCACAGGGAAAGCTGGCGGAGGCGCAAGATACTGAAGGATCGGAGAGAAGTGCTGGCTGGTGTTGCCCGCTTTGCCAGACTCAATTTACAGAGCAGCTTACAGTGTGCCGTTCATGCGGAGCTGTACTCACGTTCAATGACCTGGATGCACTCATGCGCAACAAAGGGGCGAAGCAAGCGATTATCCTCGATGCCATTGAACGTCTTCGGAACGGCGAGGAGGATGAGGCTTCGTTCGACACACATTACCACCTGGCGCTGGCTTACTTAAATCTTGGTCAGATCGATGGTGGGACGGTTCGCTTGCGGCAGGCGTTACGCTTGCGTCCGGATGACAGCTTCTTGATTTCTCGGCTTGAAGAACTCACGCGAATCGCATCAGCGAAGCATGAGGTCGAAGAAGTTGGTTCGACCGTGCTTGTCGTTGATGACAGCCCGACGATCTGCCGGCTGGTCAAGATCACGTTGGAGCGTGAAGGCTACCGGGTCATTACGGCTGCCGACGGGCAGGAAGGCTTGGCAAAAATCATCGCCGAGCTGCCCGACCTGGTTCTGCTCGACATTACCATGCCGCGGATGAATGGATATCAGCTTTGCAAGAGTATCAAGACAACCCAGGAAACCGCAAATATCCCGGTGATCATGTTATCGGGAAAGGATGATGTTGCCGATAGGGAAATGGGACGGAAAGTTGGTTCGTGCGGCTATATAACCAAACCGTTCGAACCGGACGAGTTGGTTGAATTCGTCAGAGAGTACGCAATTGGTAATCATGCCTGA
- a CDS encoding DUF4388 domain-containing protein, with protein sequence MKTMSLVNLVQLICLEKQSAALILMKEDEEDGVIFFNQGEIIDAAAGPIHGEEAVLEILTWNEGKFRLSSDVLLPRRTITTPWEEILAEGRRRVAEMQVEGAAILKRDENLTQSEIEHDNALELDLIYLLSKLEHSRASLTESAGQDQISEAFRIFSRIMKNVVEMAGKHLPGNVLDEALSAAYTADSGMDLLKVKNDLMSVEMPGNDQKWQAGGGDLQAAYPRIGLGIVEILDRFFALLTKRFRSVSAANRWSDTCDAFLDELRSAIEGYPSRFLRRGSGS encoded by the coding sequence TTGAAAACGATGAGTCTGGTAAATCTCGTACAGCTGATTTGTCTGGAAAAACAGAGTGCTGCATTAATCCTGATGAAGGAGGATGAGGAGGACGGGGTCATCTTTTTCAACCAAGGCGAAATCATCGACGCCGCGGCCGGTCCAATTCACGGCGAAGAGGCAGTGCTCGAAATCCTGACCTGGAACGAGGGTAAATTCCGTCTGTCGAGTGACGTGTTGCTGCCTCGCCGCACGATAACTACGCCATGGGAAGAAATCCTGGCAGAGGGCCGGCGGCGTGTCGCTGAGATGCAAGTCGAAGGGGCGGCCATCCTCAAACGAGACGAGAATCTCACCCAGAGTGAAATTGAGCATGATAATGCCCTGGAACTCGACTTGATTTACCTGTTGTCGAAACTCGAACATTCGCGTGCCTCCTTGACCGAGTCCGCCGGACAGGATCAGATTTCGGAGGCCTTCCGCATTTTCTCAAGAATCATGAAGAACGTGGTCGAGATGGCCGGGAAACATCTCCCTGGCAATGTCCTGGATGAAGCTTTGTCCGCTGCATACACGGCAGACAGCGGAATGGATCTCTTGAAGGTAAAGAATGACTTGATGTCCGTGGAAATGCCGGGAAACGATCAGAAATGGCAGGCGGGCGGCGGTGATCTCCAGGCTGCATATCCCCGGATCGGATTGGGCATCGTGGAGATTCTCGATCGGTTCTTCGCTTTACTCACGAAGCGTTTCCGATCCGTGTCTGCTGCGAATAGATGGTCCGATACGTGCGATGCTTTCCTGGATGAATTGAGGTCCGCTATCGAAGGGTACCCATCCAGGTTTCTCCGGCGGGGTTCTGGATCTTGA
- a CDS encoding CocE/NonD family hydrolase, translating to MEQGQKQKRDRTYYKNLLVFTVRVVAIVAILLYFGVPIIDAYGALHPPRYPIGDVSPADLGLEYEDVTLVTRDNLKLYGWYIPSTNRAAVVLVHAYSGNRTGTLYHAGLLAKHGYGALLYDTRTQGESEGEIYALGWEDYLDVEAAVYYLKQRPDVDPEKIAVLGLFAGAKASLYTATQDDSIAAVVVEGTRWRTFEDLLLDTEPKWYVWLPAEWLSWQFVEWKTGIRNPTPLREAVPRISSTPLLLIAADAELATSQAYSELTNGPSTLWVRDEPGHQIDALFDEPEEYEQRVIGFLNQSLGIQGK from the coding sequence ATGGAACAAGGCCAGAAACAAAAGCGCGACCGGACTTATTATAAGAATCTACTCGTCTTTACAGTTCGCGTCGTTGCCATCGTCGCGATTCTGCTTTACTTCGGTGTGCCGATCATCGACGCCTACGGCGCGCTGCATCCACCGCGTTACCCGATCGGCGACGTGTCTCCGGCCGATTTGGGCTTGGAGTACGAAGACGTCACACTCGTAACTCGCGATAATCTCAAGCTCTATGGCTGGTATATTCCTTCCACCAATAGAGCCGCCGTCGTGCTCGTGCACGCCTACAGCGGTAACCGCACGGGGACACTCTATCATGCCGGGCTTCTCGCCAAACATGGCTATGGCGCGCTGCTCTACGATACGCGCACGCAGGGCGAAAGCGAAGGTGAGATTTACGCGCTGGGTTGGGAAGATTATCTCGACGTCGAAGCGGCTGTATATTATCTCAAACAGAGACCGGATGTCGACCCTGAGAAAATCGCGGTGCTTGGACTTTTCGCAGGTGCGAAGGCGTCGTTGTACACAGCCACACAGGACGATTCGATCGCCGCGGTCGTAGTCGAAGGGACACGCTGGCGCACGTTCGAGGACCTGCTGCTGGATACGGAACCGAAGTGGTACGTTTGGCTGCCTGCAGAGTGGCTTTCATGGCAGTTCGTCGAGTGGAAGACCGGCATTCGAAACCCAACTCCGCTGCGCGAAGCGGTGCCCCGGATCAGCTCCACTCCGCTGCTGTTGATCGCCGCCGACGCCGAATTGGCGACCAGCCAGGCGTATTCCGAACTGACGAACGGTCCGTCCACACTCTGGGTGCGTGACGAACCCGGCCATCAGATCGATGCGCTTTTCGACGAACCCGAGGAGTACGAGCAGCGAGTGATTGGGTTTTTGAATCAATCGTTAGGCATTCAAGGTAAGTAG
- a CDS encoding ParA family protein: MTEIIGVLNFKGGTGKTTTVVNLAAGLALRGERVLCIDLDAQGSLATCFGVQHPNSLTDLLLGKAETKACIVKARENLDLIISNDSLLKAEGELWRMKDDQKARWVLREKMRYVRGYDYILLDHSPSASLVNENGLLYARKIIVPVAMNYLALIGTRQVIQTLMTVGKVSNHDSELMLIVPTFYYSWLRKDREVMEILQRHFADKVAEPIRINVRISEAIGRQRTIYEYAPNSTGAMDYARLVERVVSDAEG, translated from the coding sequence ATGACCGAGATCATCGGTGTACTGAACTTCAAAGGGGGTACGGGAAAAACCACCACGGTTGTCAATTTAGCCGCCGGACTTGCGCTCCGCGGCGAGCGAGTGTTATGTATCGATCTGGATGCGCAAGGAAGCCTGGCGACGTGCTTCGGCGTTCAGCACCCGAATTCACTGACCGATTTGCTGCTCGGGAAGGCCGAAACGAAAGCATGCATCGTCAAAGCGAGAGAAAATCTCGACCTGATCATCAGTAACGATAGTCTGCTCAAGGCGGAGGGGGAGTTATGGCGCATGAAGGACGACCAAAAAGCGAGATGGGTGCTTCGCGAGAAGATGCGATACGTTCGTGGCTATGATTACATTCTTCTCGATCATTCACCCTCCGCCAGCCTCGTAAATGAGAACGGTTTGCTCTATGCGCGCAAGATCATCGTACCGGTAGCGATGAATTATCTGGCGTTGATCGGCACGCGGCAGGTCATTCAGACTTTGATGACGGTTGGTAAGGTTTCGAATCACGACAGCGAACTCATGCTGATCGTGCCCACGTTTTATTATTCTTGGCTGCGTAAAGATCGAGAGGTTATGGAAATTCTCCAGCGGCACTTCGCCGATAAAGTCGCCGAACCGATCCGAATCAACGTTCGAATATCCGAAGCAATAGGGCGGCAGCGGACGATTTATGAATACGCCCCCAACAGCACCGGTGCGATGGATTATGCGCGTTTGGTGGAAAGGGTCGTGAGCGATGCAGAAGGATAA
- the hpt gene encoding hypoxanthine phosphoribosyltransferase: MKPAAARITPCRGSDVQDYQEVLEEILIPEDALHKRIKELGQEISRDYEGKDLLLVCILKGGVMFLTDLMRAIDVPHTIDFMAISSYGAGVRHSTGSVQIKLDLATPIEGRNVLIVEDIIDSGHTLTSVINFLNTRRPKSLKICTLLDKAERREVEVPIDYRGFTIPNKFVFGYGLDFDEYYRNLPFIGVVRAEQIQGKS, from the coding sequence ATGAAGCCCGCTGCCGCGCGCATCACACCGTGCCGAGGGAGTGACGTGCAGGATTATCAAGAAGTACTCGAGGAAATTCTCATCCCAGAGGATGCACTTCATAAACGCATTAAAGAGCTCGGACAGGAGATCAGTCGCGATTACGAGGGCAAAGATTTGCTCCTTGTCTGCATCTTGAAAGGGGGCGTGATGTTCCTCACGGATTTGATGCGCGCCATCGACGTCCCCCATACCATCGATTTCATGGCCATCTCCTCTTACGGCGCGGGGGTGAGGCACTCAACGGGCAGTGTGCAGATCAAATTGGATCTGGCCACGCCGATCGAAGGCCGCAACGTCTTGATCGTGGAAGACATCATCGACAGCGGGCACACACTCACGTCAGTGATCAACTTTTTGAACACGCGCCGTCCGAAAAGCCTGAAGATTTGTACGCTGCTGGACAAAGCCGAAAGGCGGGAAGTGGAAGTCCCCATCGATTACCGGGGATTCACGATCCCCAATAAATTCGTCTTCGGCTACGGCCTGGACTTCGACGAATATTATCGAAATCTTCCGTTCATCGGCGTCGTTCGAGCGGAACAAATCCAAGGCAAGAGCTAA
- the rpmE gene encoding 50S ribosomal protein L31 — MKENIHPKYYTNAKVTCACGNTWETGSTVESITTDVCSKCHPFYTGEQRIVDTEGQVDRFYKRLQAREEYIAEQEEREAARTSPDLPITELELGSRTEGKYLKAGIEVVGDALALLAEGDDKVLAIDGIGRKTLADLKRALGRAGFKLPEAEKEA, encoded by the coding sequence ATGAAAGAAAACATACATCCCAAATACTACACGAATGCCAAAGTCACTTGTGCTTGTGGCAATACATGGGAGACCGGTTCGACCGTGGAGTCGATCACGACCGACGTCTGCTCGAAGTGTCATCCGTTCTACACCGGCGAACAACGCATCGTAGACACCGAGGGGCAGGTGGATCGCTTCTATAAACGCTTGCAAGCCCGGGAAGAATACATCGCCGAGCAAGAAGAGCGCGAAGCTGCACGCACGTCACCTGACCTGCCGATTACGGAGCTCGAGTTGGGCTCTCGAACGGAAGGCAAGTATCTCAAGGCCGGGATCGAAGTCGTTGGTGACGCACTTGCACTGCTGGCTGAGGGGGACGACAAAGTATTGGCGATCGATGGCATCGGCCGCAAGACGCTGGCCGATCTGAAACGTGCGTTGGGCCGGGCCGGATTCAAACTGCCTGAGGCTGAAAAAGAGGCGTGA
- the rplU gene encoding 50S ribosomal protein L21, with the protein MKYAIVESGGKQYVAREGETIEVDRLPIEVGKSVTFKEVLLVVDDGTTEVGNPYVKGVSIKGTVLAEIKAPKVIVFKYIPKERYRRTKGHRQRYTRVLIDAIGAPSSAKKAETKEAEKESKPAPQKKTAEKSEPAAKSTLTAKKASTKPAAKKPTTKAGTTTKAASTSKSKAKTTKAKSSTTKSKSSSTKSTSADKKTSTKKSTAKKSSGKSSGKSSGKSSSSKAKSEK; encoded by the coding sequence ATGAAATATGCAATTGTTGAATCGGGCGGCAAACAATACGTTGCCCGTGAAGGTGAAACGATCGAAGTCGATCGTCTGCCCATCGAAGTCGGCAAATCGGTCACGTTCAAAGAGGTCCTGCTTGTCGTGGACGACGGCACGACGGAGGTCGGCAATCCCTACGTCAAGGGTGTTTCGATCAAGGGCACCGTTCTCGCCGAGATAAAAGCGCCGAAGGTCATCGTCTTCAAGTACATTCCAAAGGAGAGATACCGGCGCACAAAGGGGCACCGTCAGCGCTACACGCGTGTGTTGATCGACGCGATCGGCGCACCATCGTCGGCGAAGAAGGCCGAGACGAAGGAAGCGGAAAAGGAAAGCAAGCCCGCGCCGCAGAAGAAGACGGCTGAGAAATCCGAGCCGGCGGCGAAATCGACGTTAACGGCGAAGAAAGCCTCGACAAAACCCGCTGCGAAGAAGCCGACGACCAAGGCTGGCACGACGACCAAAGCCGCCTCAACGTCGAAATCGAAAGCAAAAACCACCAAGGCGAAATCCTCGACAACAAAATCGAAGTCGAGTTCAACAAAATCCACATCGGCGGACAAGAAAACGAGCACCAAGAAGTCGACGGCAAAAAAGTCGAGTGGGAAATCGAGCGGAAAGTCGAGCGGAAAGTCGAGCTCGAGTAAAGCAAAAAGTGAGAAGTAG
- the rpmA gene encoding 50S ribosomal protein L27 gives MAHKKGGGSSRNGRDSHSKRLGVKKFGGERVIVGNIIVRQRGTQIHPGENVRRGKDDTLFAISDGVVHYDYMSRGRKRVNVIPE, from the coding sequence ATGGCGCATAAAAAAGGTGGCGGTTCAAGCCGCAACGGCCGTGACAGTCATTCGAAGCGGCTCGGCGTCAAGAAATTCGGCGGCGAGCGCGTGATCGTCGGCAACATCATCGTCCGTCAGCGCGGCACGCAGATTCACCCGGGTGAGAACGTGCGCAGAGGTAAAGACGACACGCTCTTTGCTATCTCGGACGGCGTGGTGCACTACGATTACATGAGTCGAGGCCGAAAACGCGTAAACGTAATTCCTGAATAG
- a CDS encoding pitrilysin family protein: MQLHARPESSEFHHDFCDAASISASLAIRAADIGPRNLLEGREDFTVALETRPSQYQRTTLENGIRVVSETIPGSRSVAIGILIDASPRDEKPEKAGLAHLTEHLLFQGTSSRDENQIANLMDVGGGNFGGFATRDYTCYFATVLDDYRTYAIDLLGDILLNSIFPPENVEREKTIILREIDRVRDTPYERAHMLLKSAVWPDHPLGRAITGDSTTVRGLTREDVIYFVHNHYLPDRMIIAAAGNLEHKDFVAQVRDAFWRLQGAGQIRAVDVPSFRSGKKIEHASVSQVYFSLGIQTLPYASADRYSIHLINNILGGGISSRLYRSIREERGLVYHIDSEYHAYRDAGLLVIEGSTAPENLMQVLAMTLVETGQLFFGDKPVDAEELWKAKMYLRGQHLLAGENTNTRMSRLATQEFYFGEHIPSDEILARIDSPDHHDLQRFANETFADVFGKAMIAIVGPGDTQHYSSSSINDMLADFR; this comes from the coding sequence ATGCAACTGCATGCGAGACCCGAATCATCCGAATTTCATCACGACTTCTGTGACGCGGCTTCCATTTCAGCATCTCTGGCGATCCGAGCGGCAGATATCGGCCCGCGCAACTTGCTTGAGGGGAGGGAGGATTTCACTGTAGCACTCGAAACGCGTCCGTCCCAGTATCAAAGGACGACTTTGGAAAATGGCATCCGCGTGGTCAGCGAAACCATTCCGGGTTCGCGCTCCGTTGCCATCGGCATTCTCATCGATGCGAGTCCGCGGGACGAGAAGCCGGAAAAAGCGGGTTTGGCTCATCTGACAGAACACCTTCTCTTTCAGGGGACCAGCAGCCGGGATGAGAATCAAATTGCCAATCTCATGGACGTGGGCGGCGGGAATTTCGGTGGATTTGCTACCCGAGACTACACGTGCTACTTTGCCACTGTACTCGACGATTATCGGACGTACGCCATCGATCTACTCGGCGACATCCTGCTCAATTCGATCTTTCCGCCTGAGAACGTCGAGCGGGAAAAGACGATCATCCTGCGCGAGATCGACCGGGTACGTGACACGCCCTACGAACGTGCACACATGCTTCTGAAATCCGCCGTTTGGCCGGATCACCCATTGGGCCGGGCGATTACCGGTGATTCGACGACGGTTCGAGGACTCACGCGCGAGGATGTAATTTATTTTGTACACAATCACTATCTGCCGGATCGCATGATCATTGCTGCAGCCGGCAATCTGGAGCATAAGGATTTTGTTGCCCAGGTACGGGATGCCTTCTGGCGCCTCCAGGGTGCTGGACAGATCAGAGCCGTCGACGTCCCTTCGTTTCGATCCGGAAAGAAGATCGAACACGCATCGGTTTCGCAAGTCTACTTCTCTCTGGGAATCCAAACGCTTCCCTATGCTTCTGCAGATCGATATTCCATCCACCTCATCAACAACATTCTCGGCGGTGGAATCAGCTCGCGGCTTTACCGCAGCATACGCGAGGAGCGCGGACTCGTCTATCACATCGATTCCGAGTATCACGCCTATCGAGATGCTGGTTTGCTCGTCATCGAGGGGAGTACGGCGCCTGAAAATCTGATGCAGGTCCTGGCTATGACGCTTGTCGAAACGGGGCAGCTCTTTTTCGGTGATAAACCGGTGGACGCCGAAGAACTCTGGAAGGCAAAAATGTATTTGCGCGGGCAGCATTTACTCGCCGGTGAAAACACGAATACCCGCATGAGTCGATTGGCTACGCAAGAATTCTATTTCGGAGAACACATTCCTAGCGATGAAATTCTTGCTCGAATCGATTCACCCGATCATCACGATTTACAGCGATTTGCGAACGAGACCTTCGCAGATGTGTTCGGGAAGGCCATGATCGCGATCGTCGGTCCTGGGGATACGCAGCACTATAGCTCATCGTCGATCAACGACATGTTGGCTGATTTTCGATGA
- a CDS encoding thymidine kinase → MKHQNGSVELIVGSMFSGKTDELIRRLRRAKIARQKLQVFKPSIDTRFGEEKLASHAGAEFEATPIDHSSVILELLDADTTVVAVDEAQFFDEDIVHVVQELADRGIRVLVAGLDTDFRGEPFGPMPSLMAQAEHVDKLHAICMVCGNDACRTQRLIDGKPARYDDPVVVVGASEMYEARCRAHHTVPRE, encoded by the coding sequence ATGAAACATCAAAATGGCAGCGTTGAGCTCATCGTTGGGTCGATGTTCAGCGGAAAGACCGATGAACTCATCCGCAGATTACGCCGGGCGAAGATCGCCCGTCAGAAATTGCAGGTCTTCAAACCGAGCATCGACACGCGCTTCGGCGAAGAGAAACTCGCATCCCACGCGGGAGCCGAATTCGAAGCGACGCCGATCGATCATTCGAGTGTGATCCTGGAGCTGCTTGACGCAGACACCACGGTGGTCGCCGTGGATGAAGCGCAGTTCTTCGATGAAGATATCGTCCATGTTGTCCAGGAACTGGCGGACCGCGGCATCCGCGTTCTGGTGGCCGGACTCGATACCGACTTCCGCGGCGAACCCTTCGGGCCGATGCCCTCACTCATGGCGCAGGCGGAACATGTCGATAAACTGCATGCCATTTGCATGGTATGCGGCAATGACGCCTGCCGCACGCAACGCTTGATCGACGGCAAGCCGGCTCGCTACGACGATCCAGTGGTCGTCGTCGGCGCGAGTGAAATGTATGAAGCCCGCTGCCGCGCGCATCACACCGTGCCGAGGGAGTGA
- a CDS encoding nuclear transport factor 2 family protein gives MTLKGKGYFIWRIPNCDSGNPVSIAASAAQAKLSHVLIKIADGPSWRYNYDETPQGVDLVPPVVAELRKVGIEVWGWHYIMGYDPIGEARLAVSRTRALGLDGYVLDAEAEYKKSGRAQAATRFMEVLRTGLPDLPVALSTYRYPKTHAELPFNEFLEYCDYAMPQVYFEGAHNPEEQLDRSVEQYMSLANARPVIPTAPTYGRGSWRPTKDEIQRFLARTKELGLSAANAWSWDNARRSGYMELWDAVAEYNWDPPPPPPDISEQLIDSMNEHDASQLAELYAARAAHVTGERTVVGNGSIRDWYQTLFSQLMPRGQFRLTGRSGSGNSRHFTWNAQAETGVVRNGNDILGLKDGKIHYHYTYFTLEPGW, from the coding sequence ATGACTTTGAAAGGAAAGGGTTACTTTATCTGGCGGATTCCGAACTGCGATTCTGGAAATCCGGTGAGTATTGCCGCCAGCGCCGCGCAAGCGAAACTCTCGCACGTACTGATCAAAATCGCGGATGGTCCGTCCTGGCGCTACAACTATGATGAAACCCCTCAGGGCGTCGATCTCGTGCCTCCGGTCGTGGCCGAATTGCGCAAGGTGGGTATCGAAGTATGGGGCTGGCACTACATCATGGGCTACGATCCCATCGGGGAAGCTCGCCTGGCAGTATCTCGCACCCGGGCTCTGGGCCTTGACGGTTACGTGCTCGACGCGGAAGCGGAGTACAAGAAGAGCGGCAGGGCACAGGCTGCGACCCGATTCATGGAAGTGTTGAGGACTGGATTACCCGATTTACCTGTTGCATTGAGTACCTACCGCTACCCCAAAACACACGCCGAACTGCCGTTCAATGAGTTTCTCGAGTACTGCGACTACGCCATGCCGCAGGTGTACTTCGAGGGCGCCCACAACCCGGAAGAGCAGCTGGATCGCAGCGTCGAGCAGTACATGTCGCTCGCAAACGCCAGACCCGTGATTCCCACGGCCCCAACCTACGGACGGGGCAGTTGGCGCCCGACGAAAGATGAAATCCAGCGCTTCCTGGCACGCACGAAAGAACTCGGCTTGAGCGCGGCAAACGCCTGGAGTTGGGACAACGCCAGACGAAGCGGCTACATGGAATTATGGGATGCCGTTGCCGAATACAATTGGGATCCACCGCCACCGCCTCCGGATATTTCCGAGCAGCTGATCGACAGCATGAACGAGCACGATGCATCCCAATTGGCTGAACTCTATGCCGCCCGCGCGGCTCACGTCACGGGGGAACGAACGGTCGTGGGCAACGGCTCGATTCGGGATTGGTATCAGACATTGTTCAGCCAGTTGATGCCGCGAGGCCAATTTCGTCTGACTGGCAGAAGCGGAAGCGGTAATTCACGTCACTTCACCTGGAATGCTCAGGCCGAAACGGGCGTCGTCCGGAACGGGAACGATATTCTGGGATTGAAAGATGGCAAGATCCACTATCATTACACGTACTTCACCCTGGAACCGGGCTGGTGA
- the dinB gene encoding DNA polymerase IV — protein MSGKTKRTILHVDLDAFFCSVEELHRPELKDRPFVVGGSPQGRGVVASASYAARAYGIHSAMPTLRALRLCPELIVLHGKHADYHKHSKRIMAFLRDSAPLVEQLSIDEAFLDVSDDPLGGEAVAKKLQAEIDQRFKLPTSWGVAGNKLVAKVATEVGKPKGLIVVQPGEERSFLAPLPVEMLWGVGPKTAERLKSENVHKIGQLADMPPGRLRAIFGDYGMELASRARGEDDRPVQETYEPQSMSAERTFSKDIADLEELKHVLFELSERVGARLRKAELAGKTVRLKLRWADFTTITRQHQLPQGTDQDGEIYQAVCRLFDRAWTPRRRVRLLGVGVADLASPLRQLSLFDRSWEQDGRLLQAIDAIRSRYGTKALRRARQLGSEDLHEDDA, from the coding sequence ATGTCCGGTAAAACGAAACGCACGATCTTACACGTGGATCTCGATGCATTTTTCTGTTCCGTTGAGGAACTGCATCGGCCCGAATTGAAGGATCGTCCATTTGTCGTCGGGGGTTCACCGCAGGGTAGGGGCGTCGTGGCTTCCGCATCCTATGCGGCGCGCGCCTACGGGATTCACTCGGCGATGCCTACGTTGCGTGCGCTGCGTCTGTGCCCGGAGCTGATCGTGCTGCACGGCAAGCACGCTGATTACCACAAACACTCGAAAAGAATTATGGCCTTTCTGCGTGATTCGGCGCCGTTGGTGGAGCAACTTTCCATCGACGAAGCGTTCTTGGATGTGAGTGACGATCCACTCGGTGGGGAAGCAGTGGCGAAGAAACTGCAGGCGGAAATCGATCAGCGCTTCAAACTGCCGACTTCGTGGGGAGTTGCCGGCAACAAATTGGTGGCAAAAGTCGCCACGGAGGTCGGTAAACCGAAAGGCTTGATCGTGGTGCAACCGGGTGAGGAGCGTAGTTTCCTGGCGCCGCTGCCGGTGGAAATGCTCTGGGGGGTCGGCCCGAAAACGGCGGAGCGTTTGAAATCCGAAAACGTTCATAAAATCGGGCAGCTGGCAGACATGCCGCCCGGCCGGCTGCGGGCAATTTTCGGTGATTACGGAATGGAACTTGCATCCAGAGCACGTGGAGAGGACGACAGGCCGGTTCAGGAAACGTATGAACCTCAATCGATGTCTGCGGAGAGGACGTTTTCAAAGGACATTGCGGATCTCGAGGAATTGAAGCATGTGCTGTTCGAACTCAGCGAAAGGGTGGGTGCCCGATTGCGGAAGGCAGAATTGGCTGGAAAGACCGTACGGCTAAAATTACGCTGGGCAGATTTCACGACCATCACGCGGCAGCACCAGCTGCCGCAGGGAACGGATCAGGATGGTGAAATCTATCAAGCCGTTTGTAGATTGTTCGACCGGGCCTGGACGCCCAGACGCCGGGTCCGCCTGTTGGGCGTTGGAGTCGCCGACCTGGCATCTCCGCTTCGCCAGCTTTCGCTCTTCGATCGTTCCTGGGAACAGGACGGCCGTTTGCTGCAGGCGATCGATGCAATTCGAAGCCGCTACGGTACGAAAGCCCTGCGCCGGGCAAGGCAGCTCGGATCCGAGGATCTACACGAAGACGATGCATAG
- a CDS encoding response regulator — protein MANEKILVVDDSPTDLRLMTAPLKDKGYRVFTAVDGEEALDVAMRERPDLIVLDIILPKKNGFQVCRQLKTSPDTEDIRIIMLTSKTQDSDRFWGLEQGADEYMTKPFDTEQYLANIEKLL, from the coding sequence ATGGCAAACGAAAAAATCCTGGTAGTGGATGACAGCCCCACCGATTTGCGATTGATGACGGCCCCCTTGAAGGACAAGGGGTATCGGGTATTCACTGCCGTGGATGGAGAAGAAGCCCTGGACGTTGCCATGCGGGAGCGTCCCGATTTGATTGTGCTGGATATCATCCTGCCCAAGAAGAATGGCTTCCAGGTTTGCCGGCAACTTAAAACTTCCCCGGATACAGAAGACATCCGGATCATCATGTTGACCAGCAAGACCCAGGACAGCGATCGCTTTTGGGGCCTTGAGCAAGGTGCTGACGAATATATGACCAAACCCTTTGATACCGAACAGTATCTAGCCAACATCGAAAAGCTGCTGTAG